The Halarchaeum grantii genome contains a region encoding:
- the pstC gene encoding phosphate ABC transporter permease subunit PstC → MFEDAQTTFRKLAVGEDAGSGANLLVATLGVLLAALAVVFLFVPAYAVPVLGAFVAVTAIGWVTHQAAVARLLTLVATASTVLTVGFITYFLFASAFPAFVEHGTGLLVIPVEDGQTRWFFWLDAVLPASDSTWNPSADVYSLVPTIWATVIVTIIAGAVAGPLGLFGALFIAEIASPRVREVVKPGIEVLAGIPSIVYGFIGFQVLNGFIQTSFLDDGASFLIAGIVVGVMALPTVVSVAEDALSSVPESMRDGSIAMGATRWQTMKSISIPAAFSGISAGIILGLGRAIGETMAVAAIMAAGVGLANPLFDIFDAGATLTSLIATQYGSASESTLDVLFVAGVLLFAIVASMSVVSRYVEQRMKERLEGSQ, encoded by the coding sequence ATGTTCGAAGACGCACAGACGACGTTCCGTAAACTGGCGGTCGGCGAGGACGCCGGGTCGGGCGCGAACCTCCTCGTCGCGACGCTGGGCGTCCTGCTCGCGGCGCTGGCGGTCGTGTTCCTCTTCGTCCCCGCGTACGCCGTCCCGGTCCTCGGGGCGTTCGTGGCCGTCACCGCAATCGGGTGGGTCACCCACCAGGCCGCCGTCGCGCGGCTGCTGACGCTCGTCGCCACCGCTTCTACCGTGCTCACGGTCGGCTTCATCACCTACTTCCTGTTCGCGAGCGCGTTTCCCGCGTTCGTCGAGCACGGCACCGGCCTCCTCGTCATCCCCGTCGAGGACGGCCAGACGAGGTGGTTCTTCTGGCTCGACGCCGTCCTCCCGGCGAGCGACTCGACGTGGAACCCGAGCGCGGACGTCTACTCGCTCGTTCCGACGATTTGGGCGACGGTGATCGTGACGATAATCGCGGGCGCGGTCGCGGGACCGCTCGGGCTCTTCGGCGCGCTCTTCATCGCGGAGATCGCGAGTCCGCGCGTTCGTGAGGTCGTCAAGCCCGGGATCGAGGTGCTCGCGGGCATCCCATCCATCGTCTACGGCTTCATCGGCTTCCAGGTCCTGAACGGCTTCATCCAGACGTCCTTCCTCGACGACGGCGCGAGCTTCCTCATCGCGGGCATCGTCGTCGGCGTGATGGCGCTCCCGACGGTGGTCTCCGTCGCCGAGGACGCGCTCTCGAGCGTGCCGGAGTCGATGCGTGACGGCTCGATCGCGATGGGCGCGACGCGCTGGCAGACGATGAAGAGCATCTCCATCCCGGCGGCGTTCTCGGGGATCTCGGCGGGCATCATCCTCGGGCTCGGTCGCGCGATCGGCGAGACGATGGCGGTCGCCGCGATCATGGCGGCCGGCGTCGGCCTCGCGAACCCGCTCTTCGATATCTTCGACGCGGGGGCGACGCTGACGAGTCTCATCGCCACCCAGTACGGGAGCGCCTCGGAGAGCACGCTCGACGTCCTGTTCGTCGCGGGCGTCCTCCTCTTCGCCATCGTCGCGAGCATGAGCGTCGTCTCGCGCTACGTCGAACAGCGGATGAAGGAGCGCTTGGAGGGGAGCCAATGA
- a CDS encoding substrate-binding domain-containing protein: MTHDGDDLSSLVSRRNFLVTSGAAGAAALAGCGGSNSSESTTTSSGTTEQTTTSSGSSASQSISPLEAGGSSTVYPIANTAASYWNANRPASDTEYWPHGEYNIDTEKALADYWAGLYGFEAKENGDPPFTASVALSHSGTGVEKVMNGQLDIGNASGSVQDELPDRDSYESFIDHVVGVDGQPLVVSSEIAEAGVSKITGQQLKDLYKGRITNWSELGGPDKEIQVLGRVKGSGTRTSFVSNVYGNPEEETTVANRYGQNQRLAQAIAQADNAISYLALAFLDTEGVTPISLEWEGTTYSYGDDQNGLDSKSYPLSRDLHMYTWEGTSEKEGAFINMILSEFGQDTFVAPNNYFTLGERRLEEERAKLPDQV, encoded by the coding sequence ATGACGCACGACGGAGATGACCTGTCGAGTCTGGTGTCGCGGCGTAACTTCCTCGTCACATCGGGCGCTGCGGGGGCGGCGGCACTCGCGGGCTGTGGGGGATCGAACTCGAGTGAATCGACGACCACGTCGTCCGGAACGACGGAGCAGACGACCACGAGTAGCGGTTCGAGCGCGAGCCAGAGTATCAGTCCGCTTGAGGCCGGCGGGTCCTCGACGGTCTACCCGATCGCGAACACGGCGGCGTCCTACTGGAACGCGAACCGTCCGGCGAGCGACACGGAGTACTGGCCCCACGGCGAGTACAACATCGACACGGAGAAAGCGCTCGCGGACTACTGGGCGGGCCTCTACGGCTTCGAAGCGAAGGAGAACGGCGACCCGCCGTTCACGGCTTCGGTCGCGCTCAGCCACTCCGGGACGGGCGTCGAGAAGGTGATGAACGGCCAGCTCGACATCGGGAACGCGAGCGGGAGCGTGCAGGACGAGCTCCCGGATCGGGACTCCTACGAGAGCTTCATCGACCACGTCGTCGGCGTCGACGGCCAGCCGCTCGTCGTCTCCAGCGAAATCGCGGAGGCGGGCGTCTCGAAGATCACCGGCCAGCAGCTCAAGGACCTCTACAAGGGCCGCATCACGAACTGGTCCGAACTCGGCGGCCCGGACAAGGAGATTCAGGTCCTCGGCCGCGTCAAGGGCTCCGGGACGCGGACGTCCTTCGTCTCGAACGTCTACGGCAACCCCGAGGAGGAGACGACGGTCGCGAACCGCTACGGGCAGAACCAGCGTCTCGCGCAGGCGATCGCGCAAGCGGACAACGCGATCAGCTACCTCGCGCTCGCGTTCCTCGACACCGAGGGCGTCACGCCGATCTCGCTCGAGTGGGAGGGGACGACGTACTCCTACGGCGACGACCAGAACGGCCTCGACTCGAAGTCCTACCCGCTCTCGCGCGACCTCCACATGTACACGTGGGAGGGCACCTCCGAGAAGGAGGGCGCCTTCATCAACATGATCCTCTCCGAGTTCGGGCAGGACACGTTCGTCGCGCCGAACAACTACTTCACGCTCGGCGAGCGACGCCTCGAAGAGGAGCGCGCGAAGCTCCCCGACCAGGTCTAG
- a CDS encoding DUF7575 domain-containing protein, translated as MSVNRRGVVAAALSVVYPGVGHLYLRAWLRAIGWVALSLVTSYVLVPDATLAAYEQAIVAGNFGALGSVAVPLEAAVGVLVVRLCNVVDAYVLAVREATPSQTRDGEPACPACGRSLDTELDFCPWCTTEIEWHYPSESGRDAN; from the coding sequence GTGAGTGTCAATCGCAGGGGCGTCGTCGCTGCCGCCCTCTCGGTCGTCTATCCGGGCGTCGGCCACCTCTATCTCCGTGCGTGGCTCCGCGCGATCGGCTGGGTCGCGCTCTCGCTCGTGACGTCCTACGTGCTCGTTCCGGACGCGACGCTCGCCGCCTACGAGCAGGCGATCGTCGCCGGGAACTTCGGGGCGCTCGGGTCGGTCGCGGTCCCGCTCGAGGCCGCGGTCGGCGTGCTCGTCGTCCGCCTCTGTAACGTCGTGGACGCCTACGTGCTCGCCGTTCGGGAGGCGACGCCGTCGCAGACGCGCGACGGCGAACCGGCGTGTCCGGCCTGCGGGCGGAGTCTCGATACGGAGCTCGACTTCTGCCCGTGGTGTACGACCGAGATCGAGTGGCACTACCCGAGCGAGAGCGGGCGGGACGCGAACTGA
- the lonB gene encoding ATP-dependent protease LonB has product MSNDRTTNTPLEGENDTDPESDPSSDGDLDEVDPAPDGDLDDLGSQVDVEGDVEIDEENAGDDLLGGLQVDSTADIKVPDRLVDQVIGQEEARDIVMRAAKQHRHVMMIGTPGTGKSMLAKAMSQLLPQENLQDVLVYHNPDDSNEPKVRTVPAGKGNQIVEAHQEEVRKRNQMRSFLMWIVLAVVVGYAFLVVGQILMGIIAAAVIYFAFRYSNRGSDAMIPKLLINNAERQTAPFEDATGAHAGALLGDVRHDPFQSGGMETPSHDRVEAGEIHKANKGVLFIDEINTLDVRSQQHLMTAIQEGEFSITGQSERSSGAMVQTEPVPCDFIMVAAGNMDAMENMHPALRSRIKGYGYEVYMDDTIDDTAEMRRKYARFVAQEVEKDGRLPHFTPDAVREVILEAKRRAGRKDHLTLELRNLGGLVRVAGDIARSKDKEQTERSDVLEAKKRSRSIEQQVADNYIARRKDYELKTSEGEAVGRVNGLAVMGGDSGIMMPVMAEVTPRQGEGGEIFATGKLQEIAQEAVENVSAIIKKYSGEGIADKDIHIQFVQSYEGVEGDSASITVATAVISALEGIPIAQDIAMTGSLSVRGDVLPVGGVTHKIEAAAKAGCKRVIIPKANEQDVMIEDEYKDQIEVIPVSHISEVLDIALVGEPEKDSLVDRLKNITGGALERGATPQGGSGSPSPQ; this is encoded by the coding sequence ATGAGCAACGACCGCACGACTAATACTCCCTTAGAGGGGGAGAACGACACCGACCCAGAGTCCGACCCCTCGTCCGACGGCGATCTCGACGAGGTCGACCCCGCTCCCGACGGTGACCTCGACGACCTCGGCAGTCAGGTCGACGTCGAGGGCGACGTCGAGATCGACGAGGAGAACGCCGGGGACGACCTCCTCGGCGGTCTCCAGGTCGACTCGACCGCGGACATCAAGGTGCCCGACCGCTTGGTCGATCAGGTCATCGGCCAAGAGGAGGCTCGCGACATCGTGATGCGCGCGGCCAAACAGCACCGCCACGTGATGATGATCGGCACTCCGGGGACGGGGAAGTCCATGCTCGCGAAGGCGATGAGCCAGCTCCTACCGCAGGAGAACCTGCAGGACGTCCTCGTCTACCACAACCCGGACGACTCGAACGAGCCGAAGGTCCGAACCGTCCCGGCCGGGAAGGGGAACCAGATCGTCGAGGCCCACCAGGAGGAAGTCCGCAAGCGCAACCAGATGCGCTCGTTCCTCATGTGGATCGTCCTCGCGGTCGTCGTCGGCTACGCCTTCCTCGTCGTCGGCCAGATCCTGATGGGGATCATCGCCGCGGCGGTCATCTACTTCGCGTTCCGCTACTCGAACCGCGGGAGCGACGCGATGATTCCGAAGCTCCTCATCAACAACGCCGAGCGGCAGACGGCGCCCTTCGAGGACGCGACGGGCGCGCACGCCGGCGCGCTCCTCGGCGACGTTCGCCACGACCCGTTCCAGAGCGGTGGAATGGAGACGCCGAGCCACGACCGCGTCGAGGCCGGCGAGATCCACAAGGCGAACAAGGGCGTGCTCTTCATCGACGAGATCAACACGCTCGACGTCCGCTCCCAGCAGCACCTGATGACGGCGATTCAGGAGGGCGAGTTCTCCATCACCGGCCAGTCCGAGCGCTCCTCGGGCGCGATGGTGCAGACCGAACCCGTCCCCTGTGACTTCATCATGGTCGCCGCGGGGAACATGGACGCGATGGAGAACATGCATCCGGCGCTTCGGAGCCGTATCAAGGGGTACGGCTACGAGGTGTACATGGACGACACCATCGACGACACGGCGGAGATGCGCCGCAAGTACGCGCGCTTCGTCGCACAGGAAGTCGAGAAGGACGGCCGCCTGCCGCACTTCACGCCGGACGCCGTCCGCGAGGTCATCCTCGAAGCGAAGCGCCGCGCCGGCCGGAAGGACCACCTCACGCTCGAACTGCGTAACCTCGGTGGGCTCGTCCGCGTCGCCGGCGACATCGCGCGCTCGAAGGACAAGGAGCAGACCGAGCGCTCGGACGTCCTCGAGGCGAAGAAGCGCTCGCGCTCTATCGAGCAGCAGGTCGCGGACAACTACATCGCCCGCCGGAAGGACTACGAGCTGAAGACCTCCGAGGGCGAAGCGGTCGGCCGCGTGAACGGCCTCGCCGTCATGGGCGGGGACTCCGGCATCATGATGCCCGTCATGGCCGAAGTGACCCCGCGACAGGGCGAGGGTGGCGAGATATTCGCCACCGGCAAACTGCAGGAGATCGCCCAGGAGGCCGTCGAGAACGTCTCCGCGATCATCAAGAAGTACAGCGGCGAGGGGATCGCGGACAAGGACATCCACATCCAGTTCGTGCAGTCCTACGAGGGCGTGGAGGGCGACTCGGCGTCGATCACGGTCGCCACCGCCGTCATCAGCGCGCTCGAAGGCATCCCCATCGCGCAGGACATCGCGATGACCGGCAGTCTCTCCGTGCGCGGCGACGTCCTCCCCGTCGGGGGCGTGACGCACAAGATCGAGGCCGCCGCGAAGGCGGGCTGTAAGCGCGTCATCATCCCGAAGGCGAACGAGCAGGACGTCATGATCGAGGACGAGTACAAGGACCAGATCGAGGTCATCCCGGTCAGCCACATCAGCGAAGTCCTCGACATCGCGCTCGTCGGCGAACCGGAGAAGGACTCGCTCGTCGACCGACTGAAGAACATCACGGGCGGCGCCCTCGAGCGCGGTGCGACTCCGCAGGGCGGTAGCGGTAGCCCGTCCCCGCAGTAG
- a CDS encoding nicotinamide-nucleotide adenylyltransferase, translating to MTRGFYIGRFQPYHQGHHRVVQEIAEEVDELVLGIGSADQSHSVRNPFTGGERIMMITKALVDVDLVTYAVPIEDINRNAVWVSHVQSMSPNFDVAYSNNPLVVRLFEEAGIEVRGSPMFDREVLRGTEVRERMVAGDDWADLVPDPVERVVHEVDGVERIRQVGDTDIDSPND from the coding sequence ATGACCCGTGGGTTCTACATCGGTCGGTTCCAGCCCTATCACCAGGGCCACCACCGCGTCGTCCAGGAGATCGCCGAGGAAGTCGACGAGCTCGTTCTCGGTATCGGGAGCGCCGACCAGTCGCACAGCGTCCGCAACCCGTTCACGGGCGGCGAACGCATCATGATGATCACGAAGGCGCTCGTCGACGTCGACCTCGTGACGTACGCCGTCCCCATCGAGGACATCAACCGGAACGCCGTCTGGGTAAGTCACGTCCAGTCGATGAGCCCGAACTTCGACGTCGCGTACTCGAACAACCCGCTCGTCGTTCGGCTCTTCGAGGAGGCCGGCATCGAGGTGCGCGGCTCGCCGATGTTCGACCGCGAGGTGCTGCGCGGCACCGAGGTCCGCGAGCGCATGGTCGCCGGCGACGACTGGGCGGACCTCGTCCCCGACCCCGTCGAGCGCGTCGTCCACGAGGTCGACGGCGTCGAGCGAATCCGGCAGGTGGGCGACACCGACATCGACTCGCCCAACGACTGA
- a CDS encoding SAM hydrolase/SAM-dependent halogenase family protein, producing MITLASDFGSPYPAAMRGVLCSRSDARLVDVAHDFPRQDVRAAAFWLRELLPSFPAATHLAVVDPGVGTDRRPLAIEAGEHALVGPDNGLLMPAARELAGDAPLACYEIPVEDPESATFHGRDVFAPAAAAVHDDGLDALDYPEVEDPVDLSFPEPSVADGEARGEVLVVDGFGNAITNLDGALLAGRWGEYARVNGDRVPVARTYDAVDADERLLTVGSHGAVELAVNRGRGEEAFGVRPGSRVVLDRP from the coding sequence GTGATCACGCTCGCATCAGACTTCGGGTCGCCGTATCCGGCGGCGATGCGCGGCGTCCTCTGCTCGCGCTCGGACGCCCGCCTCGTCGACGTCGCACACGACTTCCCGCGACAGGACGTCCGCGCGGCGGCGTTCTGGCTTCGCGAACTCCTCCCGTCGTTCCCGGCGGCGACGCACCTCGCCGTCGTCGACCCGGGCGTCGGCACCGACCGCCGGCCGCTCGCCATCGAGGCGGGCGAGCACGCGCTCGTCGGCCCGGACAACGGCCTCCTCATGCCGGCGGCGCGGGAACTCGCCGGCGACGCGCCGCTCGCGTGCTACGAGATTCCCGTCGAGGACCCGGAGAGCGCGACGTTCCACGGCCGCGACGTCTTCGCGCCCGCCGCCGCCGCAGTCCACGACGACGGCCTCGACGCGCTCGACTATCCGGAAGTCGAGGACCCCGTCGACCTCTCCTTCCCCGAGCCGTCCGTCGCGGACGGCGAAGCGCGCGGCGAGGTCCTCGTCGTCGACGGCTTCGGGAACGCCATCACGAACCTCGACGGGGCGCTACTCGCCGGCCGCTGGGGCGAGTACGCCCGCGTGAACGGGGACCGCGTCCCGGTCGCTCGGACGTACGACGCCGTCGACGCCGACGAGCGCCTGCTCACGGTCGGGAGCCATGGCGCCGTCGAGCTCGCGGTGAACCGGGGACGGGGTGAGGAAGCGTTCGGCGTCCGACCCGGTAGTCGGGTGGTGCTCGACCGCCCCTAG
- a CDS encoding flippase-like domain-containing protein — MSGASVEVSVVLPAYNEEDTIEHTVRRTREALTAFLEPGTYEVVVAEDGCDDRTPEIADELEAEFPDVRHFHSDERLGRGGALNAAFESAEGDVLVYFDTDLATDMRHLEHLVESVRSGEYDVATGSRWMPENVADRPAKRGIPSRGFNLAVRTLLGSELRDHQCGFKAVSRAAFRDLRPAVEDEHWFWDTELLVRAQRRGFRVEEFAVDWEPKGDSKVDLVRDVLGMGSQILRCWWEFAVSPYVNRRTGAVAGAALTLVALGLMFVYLDPSAVLDAAAGADPALIAVAGVVYALSWPLRGVRYRDILAELGYHEDATFLTGAVFVSQTGNLVFPARGGDLIRAYVVKARRRVPYTSGLASLAVERVFDLLTITLLAGGVLLGLAVFAPGEVSTLLAAITGERAIADGHQQSGTVALAVAGFVGFAAVAAVAVIVLSARSDGGYVRRVVEWASDDGYVELVATTVEGFVRDVQTVAADGRAFARVGATSVLVWVIDVLTALCVFAAFGVDLPLAALLATGFFAVSVGNLAKVLPLSPGGIGLYEGAFTLLVVALTPVAAPAALAIALVDHAVKNAVTVAGGVVSMLTLNVSLTEAVDGASAEADPTVEATTDD, encoded by the coding sequence ATGAGTGGTGCGTCCGTCGAGGTGAGCGTCGTCCTCCCCGCCTACAACGAGGAGGACACCATCGAGCACACCGTTCGGAGGACGCGCGAGGCGCTCACGGCCTTCCTCGAACCGGGCACCTACGAGGTCGTCGTCGCCGAGGACGGCTGCGACGACCGGACCCCCGAAATCGCCGACGAACTCGAGGCCGAGTTCCCCGACGTCAGACACTTCCACAGCGACGAGCGCCTGGGTCGCGGCGGCGCGCTGAACGCCGCCTTCGAGTCCGCCGAGGGCGACGTCCTCGTCTACTTCGACACGGACCTCGCGACGGACATGCGCCACCTCGAACACCTCGTCGAGAGCGTTCGGAGCGGGGAGTACGACGTCGCGACGGGGTCGCGCTGGATGCCGGAGAACGTCGCCGACCGCCCCGCGAAGCGCGGCATCCCCTCGCGCGGCTTCAACCTCGCCGTGCGCACCCTGCTCGGCTCCGAGCTCCGCGACCACCAGTGCGGCTTCAAGGCAGTCTCCCGGGCGGCCTTTCGGGACCTCCGGCCCGCCGTCGAGGACGAACACTGGTTCTGGGACACCGAACTCCTCGTGCGCGCCCAGCGCCGTGGGTTTCGCGTCGAGGAGTTCGCCGTCGACTGGGAGCCGAAGGGCGACTCGAAGGTCGACCTCGTGCGCGACGTCCTCGGGATGGGCTCGCAGATACTGCGCTGCTGGTGGGAGTTCGCCGTCTCCCCGTACGTGAACCGGCGGACGGGCGCGGTCGCCGGCGCCGCGCTCACGCTCGTCGCGCTCGGCCTCATGTTCGTCTACCTCGACCCGAGCGCGGTTCTCGACGCCGCCGCCGGCGCCGACCCCGCGCTGATCGCCGTCGCCGGCGTCGTGTACGCGCTCTCGTGGCCGCTGCGCGGCGTGCGCTATCGCGACATCCTCGCCGAGTTAGGGTATCACGAGGACGCGACGTTCCTCACCGGTGCGGTGTTCGTCTCACAGACGGGGAACCTCGTCTTCCCGGCGCGCGGCGGCGACCTCATCCGGGCGTACGTCGTGAAGGCCCGCCGGCGCGTCCCCTACACCTCGGGGCTCGCGTCGCTCGCCGTCGAGCGCGTCTTCGACCTCCTCACCATCACGCTGCTCGCGGGGGGCGTCCTCCTCGGCCTCGCGGTCTTCGCGCCCGGCGAGGTGAGCACGCTCCTCGCCGCCATCACGGGCGAACGCGCGATCGCGGACGGCCACCAGCAGAGCGGCACGGTCGCGCTCGCCGTCGCCGGGTTCGTCGGGTTCGCCGCCGTCGCCGCCGTCGCCGTCATCGTCCTCTCCGCGCGCTCCGATGGGGGCTACGTCCGGCGCGTCGTCGAGTGGGCGAGCGACGACGGCTACGTCGAACTCGTCGCCACCACCGTCGAGGGGTTCGTCCGCGACGTCCAGACGGTCGCCGCCGACGGCCGCGCGTTCGCGCGCGTCGGCGCGACGAGCGTCCTCGTCTGGGTTATCGACGTGCTCACCGCGCTCTGCGTCTTCGCCGCGTTCGGCGTCGACCTCCCGCTCGCCGCGCTCCTCGCCACTGGCTTCTTCGCCGTCTCCGTCGGCAACCTCGCGAAAGTCCTCCCGCTCTCCCCGGGCGGCATCGGCCTCTACGAGGGCGCGTTCACGCTCCTCGTCGTTGCGCTCACGCCCGTCGCGGCGCCGGCGGCGCTCGCCATCGCGCTCGTCGACCACGCCGTGAAGAACGCCGTCACGGTCGCCGGCGGCGTCGTCAGCATGCTCACGCTGAACGTCTCGCTCACCGAGGCCGTCGACGGCGCGAGCGCGGAGGCCGACCCGACCGTCGAGGCGACGACCGACGACTAG
- a CDS encoding DUF7123 family protein: MSTSAAAASTLTPKQERILAYLRENADTQTYFKSRLIGDALGLSAKEVGANMAAIQEGEFALDVEKWGYSSSTTWKVSC; encoded by the coding sequence ATGAGCACGAGCGCGGCGGCGGCGAGCACCCTCACCCCGAAGCAGGAGCGCATCCTCGCGTACCTCCGCGAGAACGCCGACACGCAGACCTACTTCAAGTCGCGACTCATCGGCGACGCGCTCGGCCTCTCCGCGAAGGAGGTCGGCGCGAACATGGCGGCGATACAGGAGGGAGAGTTCGCCCTCGACGTCGAGAAGTGGGGCTACTCGTCCTCGACGACGTGGAAGGTCAGCTGCTAG
- a CDS encoding winged helix-turn-helix transcriptional regulator yields MGIDEDKRATLRRFAAVGAASPLVGLAGASEGESEVRDAIAGYLTTTPGAHFSKLRDDLKLGTGESQHHLRRLLDDGVVESYRDGDYRRFYPAGEFSDFQKVVLGYLRRATPSAMLVTLLRDPDATGGDLADAADVSRGTVSKYAAELENVGLLSREDGYALTRPETVLTLVLRYADSFGPEAAALAREADGLIRYEPSS; encoded by the coding sequence ATGGGAATCGACGAGGACAAGCGCGCCACGCTCCGCCGGTTCGCCGCCGTCGGCGCCGCCAGCCCGCTCGTCGGGCTCGCCGGCGCCTCCGAGGGCGAGAGCGAGGTCAGGGACGCCATCGCCGGCTACCTGACGACGACGCCGGGCGCGCATTTCTCGAAGCTCCGCGACGACCTCAAACTCGGCACCGGAGAGTCCCAACACCACCTCCGCCGCCTGCTCGACGACGGCGTCGTCGAGAGCTATCGGGACGGCGACTATCGGCGCTTCTACCCCGCCGGTGAGTTCTCCGACTTCCAGAAGGTCGTCCTCGGCTACCTCCGGCGCGCGACGCCGTCGGCGATGCTCGTCACGCTCCTTCGGGACCCCGACGCGACCGGTGGCGACCTCGCGGACGCCGCCGACGTCTCACGGGGCACGGTAAGCAAGTACGCCGCAGAACTCGAGAACGTCGGCCTCCTCTCTCGCGAGGACGGCTACGCGCTCACGCGCCCCGAGACCGTCCTCACGCTCGTCCTCCGCTACGCGGACTCCTTCGGCCCCGAGGCCGCCGCGCTCGCCCGCGAGGCCGACGGCCTCATCCGCTACGAGCCTAGCAGCTGA
- a CDS encoding SPFH domain-containing protein, with protein sequence MVPPTPLQSLGGSFPLTVVAVLLVALAAVTVYQMVEIVDAYEKKALTVFGEYRGLLEPGINFVPPFVSRTYTFDMRTQTIDVPRQEAITRDNSPVTADAVVYIRVMDAKRAFLEVDDYKRAVSNLAQTTLRAVIGDMELDDTLNKRQEINARIRKELDEPTDEWGIRVESVEVREVNPSKDVQQAMEQQTSAERKRRAMILEAQGERQSSIEEAQGQKQSDIIRAQGQKQSQVLEAQGDAVSTVLRAKSAESMGERAVIERGMEAIERMGESESTTFVLPQELTSLVGRYGKHLTDSDVATPTEGLDSLDFDEETRELLGLDSIDELLNEITEEADIDPEELEQQAEEVMAGSDTGAQETDQVIEEMDAELQGEGASGTGDPSETAASPPDDAEPGTENE encoded by the coding sequence ATGGTCCCACCCACCCCGCTGCAGTCGCTCGGCGGGAGCTTCCCGCTCACGGTCGTGGCGGTGCTCCTCGTCGCACTCGCGGCGGTCACGGTCTACCAGATGGTGGAGATCGTGGACGCCTACGAGAAGAAAGCCCTCACCGTCTTCGGGGAGTACCGAGGACTCCTCGAACCCGGTATCAACTTCGTCCCGCCGTTTGTCTCTCGAACCTACACGTTCGACATGCGGACGCAGACCATCGACGTGCCGCGTCAGGAAGCCATCACGCGCGACAACTCGCCCGTGACGGCCGACGCCGTCGTCTACATCCGCGTGATGGACGCCAAGCGCGCCTTCCTCGAAGTCGACGACTACAAGCGCGCCGTCTCCAACCTCGCGCAGACGACGCTGCGCGCCGTCATCGGCGACATGGAGCTCGACGACACGCTCAACAAGCGCCAGGAGATCAACGCGCGCATCCGCAAGGAACTCGACGAGCCCACCGACGAGTGGGGCATCCGCGTCGAGTCCGTCGAGGTGCGCGAGGTCAACCCCTCGAAGGACGTCCAGCAGGCGATGGAGCAGCAGACGTCCGCGGAGCGCAAACGCCGTGCGATGATCCTCGAAGCGCAGGGCGAACGCCAGTCCTCCATCGAGGAGGCGCAGGGGCAGAAGCAGTCCGACATCATCCGCGCACAGGGGCAGAAGCAGTCCCAGGTCCTCGAAGCGCAGGGTGACGCCGTCTCGACCGTCCTCCGCGCGAAGTCCGCCGAGTCGATGGGCGAGCGCGCCGTCATCGAGCGCGGGATGGAGGCCATCGAGCGGATGGGCGAGAGCGAGTCGACGACGTTCGTCCTCCCGCAGGAACTCACCTCCCTCGTCGGGCGCTACGGCAAGCACCTGACGGACAGCGACGTCGCGACGCCCACGGAGGGCCTCGACAGCCTCGACTTCGACGAGGAGACGCGCGAGCTCCTCGGCCTCGACAGCATCGACGAACTCCTGAACGAGATCACCGAGGAGGCCGACATCGACCCCGAGGAGCTCGAACAGCAGGCCGAGGAGGTCATGGCCGGCTCCGACACCGGCGCGCAGGAGACGGATCAGGTCATCGAGGAGATGGACGCCGAACTCCAGGGTGAGGGGGCGAGCGGAACCGGAGACCCCTCCGAAACGGCCGCGTCGCCGCCCGACGACGCCGAACCCGGGACGGAGAACGAGTAA
- a CDS encoding type I 3-dehydroquinate dehydratase has product MLAFDDFTLCAATADLADEPAARDHADAVEFCMDRARRPAAQLRSYDGALPLVVSNRPAAEGGEAADDDARLDALADAAERDAVAAVDVELTAMLDGRGERVREAAHANDAAVIVSAHDFEGTPLRQDLRGILGNALEHGDVAKLAVTATDRTDVLDLTTVTHEYDVAGERVATMAMGEAGRHSRAVLPAYGSRIGYAPVDPVDATAPGQYDLATLRRLVDDLRRE; this is encoded by the coding sequence ATGCTCGCTTTCGACGATTTCACGCTCTGCGCGGCGACGGCGGACCTCGCTGATGAACCCGCCGCGCGCGACCACGCCGACGCCGTCGAGTTCTGCATGGACCGCGCGCGCCGACCCGCGGCGCAGCTCCGATCCTACGACGGCGCCCTCCCGCTCGTCGTCTCCAATCGCCCCGCCGCAGAGGGCGGCGAGGCCGCCGACGACGACGCGAGACTCGACGCGCTCGCGGACGCCGCTGAGCGCGACGCGGTGGCGGCGGTGGACGTCGAACTCACCGCGATGCTCGACGGTCGCGGCGAGCGCGTCCGCGAGGCCGCGCACGCGAACGACGCCGCCGTCATCGTCTCCGCGCACGACTTCGAGGGGACGCCGCTCCGGCAGGACCTCCGGGGCATCCTCGGGAACGCCCTCGAACACGGCGACGTCGCGAAGCTCGCGGTGACGGCGACGGACCGCACGGACGTCCTCGACCTCACCACCGTCACGCACGAGTACGACGTCGCGGGCGAGCGAGTCGCGACGATGGCGATGGGCGAGGCGGGGCGCCACTCCCGCGCCGTCCTTCCGGCGTACGGCTCGCGGATCGGCTACGCGCCCGTCGACCCGGTGGACGCCACCGCACCCGGCCAGTACGACCTCGCGACGCTCCGGCGGTTGGTGGACGACCTGCGCCGGGAGTGA